Proteins found in one Limnohabitans sp. TEGF004 genomic segment:
- a CDS encoding HD domain-containing phosphohydrolase produces the protein MTSSNESFDASQYKVLCVDDEPNILSALRRMLSLEGFEVFTAESGAQALELLAKEPVNVIISDMQMPGMNGTELLEKVRQQWPHTMRLMLTGASDVSGAIEAINQGAIYRYTAKPWNDEELLGTIKSAIAFGTLANEHDRLEALTIAQKESLNEMVDTLESRVQERTKDLRAAYVASIKAFSNILELRRPDLLQHSRRVATLSMKMAKLAGLSDDECQSVYIAGLLHDIGKIGLSDRVLNTKFIELPLADAKVYRTHCAMGETTLNSLDDMKGVAAIIRSHHEYFNGTGFPDGLTGQNIPIGARIVAIVEAYEELQSGDYAKSESSPADAVRVILSNKGTLFCPEMTDVFVKALRG, from the coding sequence ATGACTTCTAGCAATGAATCGTTCGATGCCAGCCAATACAAAGTGTTGTGCGTAGATGATGAGCCCAACATTTTGTCGGCCTTGCGCCGCATGTTGTCACTCGAAGGTTTTGAGGTGTTCACAGCAGAAAGCGGCGCACAGGCGTTGGAGCTGCTGGCCAAAGAACCGGTGAACGTCATCATTTCTGACATGCAAATGCCCGGCATGAATGGCACAGAGTTGCTTGAGAAAGTACGCCAACAATGGCCGCACACCATGCGCCTCATGCTCACGGGTGCCTCCGATGTGTCTGGTGCGATTGAGGCCATCAACCAAGGGGCGATTTACCGCTACACCGCCAAGCCGTGGAACGACGAAGAACTGCTGGGCACCATCAAATCAGCCATCGCATTTGGTACCTTGGCCAACGAGCATGACCGCTTAGAAGCGCTCACCATCGCGCAAAAAGAATCGCTCAATGAAATGGTGGACACGCTCGAGTCTCGCGTGCAAGAGCGCACCAAAGATTTGCGTGCAGCCTATGTGGCATCGATCAAAGCGTTCTCCAACATCTTGGAATTACGTCGACCAGACCTGTTGCAGCATTCACGCCGCGTGGCCACGCTGTCAATGAAGATGGCCAAGCTGGCGGGCTTGAGCGATGACGAATGTCAATCGGTGTACATCGCAGGTTTGTTGCATGACATCGGCAAGATTGGTTTGAGCGACCGCGTGCTCAACACCAAATTCATCGAATTGCCTTTGGCCGATGCCAAGGTGTATCGCACCCACTGCGCCATGGGTGAGACCACACTCAACAGCTTGGACGACATGAAGGGCGTGGCCGCCATCATTCGCTCGCACCACGAATACTTCAACGGCACGGGCTTTCCCGATGGATTGACAGGGCAAAACATTCCCATCGGCGCGCGCATTGTGGCCATCGTTGAGGCCTACGAAGAATTGCAATCAGGCGACTATGCCAAGAGCGAAAGCAGCCCGGCCGATGCAGTGCGCGTGATTTTGAGCAACAAGGGCACGCTGTTTTGCCCCGAGATGACCGATGTGTTTGTGAAAGCCCTGCGCGGTTAA
- a CDS encoding ABC transporter substrate-binding protein, translating to MKKLLHLVMLLCLHATAMAADKTLIFCSEGDPEYFTPAFNGTSTSFDVTGQIYDRLVRFEQGGTQLRPSLAQQWRVSKDGRTYVFSLRRGVKWHSNANFKPTRDVNADDMLFTLGRQWQADHPYRHVTRSRYPYFESLGFAQLLQRVRKLDAYTVEVVLNRPDATFVSTLAMQWAGIQSQEYAQAMLNNQTPELFDQQPIGSGPFQFKSYTRGQEVVFQAFDDYWEGRSKLDHLVFSITPNASERWRKIKAGQCHVMPYPNPADLPEMRRTDGVAMQEKTGVNIGYMAYNTSKPPFTDVRVRRALNMAIDTRRILRQVYKHTALPATNPIPPIQWGYNRNVPEDSYAPAQAMALLKEAGYAKGFSVDLWAMDVQRPYMPDAIAVAKLIQEDLAEIGVRVTVKTHNWSEYFQRARTGEHDMVLYGWTGDNGDPDNFLNTLLSCDAVDGNNLARFCNASYDDLVKKAKTSLDQSERTHLYEQAQLIFKEQAPWLTIAHANQYKVLRAEVKGFHITALGRHWFYGVDLVQQP from the coding sequence ATGAAAAAACTGTTACATCTGGTGATGCTGCTTTGCTTACACGCCACGGCGATGGCGGCTGACAAGACTTTGATTTTTTGCTCAGAAGGTGATCCCGAGTATTTCACTCCCGCCTTCAATGGCACGAGCACCTCGTTTGATGTGACCGGTCAAATTTACGATCGACTCGTTCGGTTTGAGCAAGGTGGCACACAGCTTCGGCCCTCATTGGCTCAGCAATGGCGTGTCTCGAAAGATGGACGCACGTATGTGTTCAGCCTGCGCCGCGGTGTGAAATGGCACAGCAATGCCAATTTCAAACCCACGCGCGATGTCAATGCCGATGACATGTTGTTCACGTTGGGGCGTCAGTGGCAGGCCGATCATCCCTACCGCCATGTGACCCGCAGCCGATACCCGTACTTTGAGAGTTTGGGCTTTGCGCAATTGCTCCAGCGTGTTCGCAAATTGGATGCGTACACGGTGGAGGTGGTGTTGAATCGCCCCGATGCCACCTTTGTGTCGACCTTGGCCATGCAATGGGCGGGTATCCAATCGCAGGAATACGCGCAAGCGATGTTGAACAACCAAACCCCTGAGCTGTTCGACCAGCAACCGATTGGTTCGGGTCCTTTTCAATTCAAAAGTTACACCCGTGGTCAAGAGGTGGTGTTTCAGGCGTTTGACGATTACTGGGAAGGCCGTAGCAAACTGGACCATTTGGTTTTCAGCATCACGCCCAATGCGTCTGAGCGTTGGCGAAAAATCAAGGCTGGGCAATGCCATGTCATGCCTTATCCCAACCCTGCCGATTTGCCTGAGATGAGGCGTACAGATGGTGTGGCCATGCAAGAAAAAACAGGCGTGAACATCGGCTACATGGCTTACAACACCAGCAAGCCACCTTTCACCGATGTGCGTGTGCGCCGCGCTTTGAACATGGCCATCGACACACGCCGCATTTTGCGGCAGGTGTACAAGCACACCGCCTTGCCCGCCACCAATCCGATTCCCCCCATTCAGTGGGGCTACAACCGAAACGTGCCCGAAGACAGCTACGCCCCCGCGCAAGCGATGGCGCTTTTGAAAGAGGCCGGTTACGCCAAAGGCTTCAGTGTCGATTTGTGGGCCATGGACGTGCAGCGCCCTTACATGCCCGACGCCATCGCTGTGGCCAAACTCATTCAAGAAGACTTGGCCGAAATCGGGGTACGCGTCACGGTCAAAACCCACAACTGGTCTGAGTATTTCCAACGCGCGCGTACGGGCGAGCATGACATGGTGTTGTATGGATGGACGGGCGACAACGGCGACCCGGATAACTTCCTCAACACCTTGCTCAGCTGCGATGCGGTGGATGGCAACAACCTCGCACGTTTTTGCAATGCCAGCTACGACGATTTGGTGAAAAAAGCCAAAACCTCGTTGGACCAAAGCGAACGTACCCACCTGTATGAGCAAGCGCAATTGATCTTTAAAGAACAGGCACCTTGGCTGACCATTGCCCATGCCAACCAATACAAGGTGCTGCGTGCCGAGGTGAAAGGTTTTCACATCACGGCGCTGGGGCGGCATTGGTTTTATGGTGTTGATTTGGTGCAGCAGCCTTAG
- a CDS encoding phosphate/phosphite/phosphonate ABC transporter substrate-binding protein, with the protein MRLLTRNLFGLLACVFLLSGNTQAACLGEQNTTKVYTFDVVPQLTAAKIYTTWSPLLQRVGQDAGLCFELRVSATIPEFEQKLLKGEPEFVFLNPYHAVLANQKKKYQPLLADSEDLLTGILVVRADSPIKSLEELKGKSISFPAPNAFAASLLIRAELAKKKIDIRPVFVKTHSNVYRSVIGKDAIAGGGVNNTLDNEAPEVRQQLRVLYETPAYTPHPVATHPSVPAAVRERFLKAMLKLTQDEEGRKLLDGINLSKPQAVTYAKHYKPLESLQLEKFLVLTGQ; encoded by the coding sequence ATGCGCTTACTCACACGCAATCTATTTGGCTTACTCGCTTGCGTTTTTCTTTTAAGCGGCAATACCCAAGCAGCTTGTCTGGGTGAACAAAACACCACCAAGGTCTACACCTTTGACGTGGTGCCTCAGCTCACCGCTGCCAAAATTTACACCACATGGTCCCCTTTGTTGCAACGCGTGGGCCAAGATGCCGGCCTGTGTTTTGAGCTGCGGGTGTCCGCCACCATTCCAGAGTTTGAGCAAAAGCTGCTCAAGGGTGAACCTGAGTTTGTGTTCCTCAACCCGTATCACGCGGTGTTGGCAAACCAAAAGAAAAAATACCAGCCCTTGCTGGCCGACAGCGAAGATTTGCTCACCGGCATTTTGGTGGTGCGTGCAGACAGCCCCATCAAAAGCTTGGAGGAGTTGAAAGGCAAAAGCATCAGCTTTCCGGCGCCCAATGCATTTGCCGCGTCGCTGCTGATTCGCGCCGAATTGGCGAAAAAGAAAATTGACATCAGACCCGTGTTCGTCAAAACACACAGCAATGTGTACCGCTCGGTCATTGGCAAAGACGCCATCGCTGGCGGTGGCGTGAACAACACCCTCGACAACGAAGCGCCCGAAGTGCGCCAACAGTTGCGCGTGCTCTACGAAACCCCTGCCTACACGCCGCACCCTGTGGCCACGCACCCGTCTGTCCCTGCCGCGGTGCGCGAGCGCTTCTTGAAGGCCATGCTCAAACTCACGCAAGACGAGGAGGGCCGCAAACTGTTGGATGGCATCAACCTCAGCAAGCCTCAAGCCGTCACTTACGCCAAACACTACAAACCTTTGGAGTCTTTGCAGCTCGAGAAGTTCTTGGTCCTCACGGGGCAGTGA
- the queF gene encoding NADPH-dependent 7-cyano-7-deazaguanine reductase QueF (Catalyzes the NADPH-dependent reduction of 7-cyano-7-deazaguanine (preQ0) to 7-aminomethyl-7-deazaguanine (preQ1) in queuosine biosynthesis), translating into MNTPEQSQLGKSSSYVDQYDASLLFPIPRQTKRDEIGITGQPPFFGADLWTAYELSWLNTRGKPQVALARITVPAESTHIIESKSFKLYLNSFNNTRIDDVAELQTRLRQDLSASIWHGEAVKASVGVQLVLPESFDREPVHELDGLSLDRLDLECDQYQPNPELLTANFNEAPTNETLTSNLLKSNCLVTGQPDWGSVRISYTGPQIDQAGLLRYIVSFRNHNEFHEQCVERIFMDITRRCKPLRLEVYARYTRRGGLDINPWRTSHPQAMPSNVRTARQ; encoded by the coding sequence ATGAACACCCCTGAACAATCACAACTGGGTAAATCGTCGTCGTATGTGGACCAGTACGACGCATCGCTGTTGTTTCCCATTCCGCGTCAAACCAAACGCGATGAAATTGGCATCACTGGCCAGCCGCCATTTTTTGGTGCTGACTTGTGGACGGCGTATGAGCTGAGCTGGCTCAACACACGCGGTAAGCCGCAAGTGGCTTTGGCGCGCATCACCGTGCCTGCAGAGTCCACGCACATCATTGAGAGCAAATCGTTCAAGCTGTACTTGAACAGTTTCAACAACACGCGCATCGACGATGTGGCCGAGTTGCAAACGCGTTTGCGTCAAGACTTGAGCGCGAGCATTTGGCATGGCGAAGCCGTCAAAGCGAGTGTGGGTGTGCAACTGGTGCTGCCCGAGAGCTTTGACCGCGAGCCTGTGCATGAGTTGGATGGTCTCAGTCTTGACCGTTTGGATTTGGAGTGCGACCAATACCAACCCAATCCCGAGTTGCTGACGGCCAATTTCAACGAAGCACCCACCAATGAAACCTTGACCAGCAATTTGCTCAAAAGCAATTGCTTGGTCACGGGCCAGCCTGATTGGGGCAGTGTGCGCATCAGCTACACCGGCCCGCAAATTGACCAAGCGGGTTTGTTGCGTTACATCGTGAGCTTTAGAAACCACAACGAGTTTCATGAGCAATGTGTGGAGCGCATCTTCATGGACATCACACGCCGTTGCAAACCGTTGCGCTTAGAGGTGTATGCGCGCTACACGCGCCGCGGTGGCTTAGACATCAACCCGTGGCGCACCAGCCACCCGCAGGCCATGCCGTCCAACGTGCGCACGGCACGTCAGTGA
- the yaaA gene encoding peroxide stress protein YaaA → MLFLLSPAKALDYDTPAGDVPHTQPLFMKQSAELIDVLKEKSPQDIASLMSLSDALSSLNVARYQAWSPKFTTKNSKQAVLAFNGDVYEGLDAKTLKPKDLDWAQEHVAILSGLYGVLRPLDWMQPYRLEMGTSLANDKGNNLYKFWGTQIADYLNERLNGEREPIIVNLASQEYFKSVDRKALKARVIECVFEDYKGGKYKIISFNAKRARGLMTRYAVTHQVKTPKGLEGFNLEGYAFDASVSEPDRKVFRRKLEA, encoded by the coding sequence ATGTTGTTCTTGCTCTCACCCGCCAAAGCCCTCGACTACGACACCCCTGCGGGTGACGTGCCGCACACACAGCCGCTGTTTATGAAGCAGTCGGCCGAGTTGATTGATGTGCTCAAAGAAAAATCACCGCAAGACATTGCCAGCTTGATGAGCTTGAGCGATGCACTCTCTAGCTTGAACGTGGCGCGCTACCAAGCGTGGAGCCCCAAATTCACCACGAAAAATTCCAAGCAAGCGGTGCTCGCTTTCAACGGCGACGTGTACGAAGGCTTGGATGCCAAAACTTTGAAACCCAAAGACTTGGACTGGGCGCAAGAACACGTGGCGATTTTGAGTGGCCTCTACGGCGTGCTGCGCCCCCTCGACTGGATGCAGCCTTACCGCTTAGAAATGGGCACCTCACTGGCCAACGACAAAGGCAACAACCTCTACAAATTTTGGGGCACACAGATTGCCGATTATTTGAACGAACGTTTGAACGGTGAGCGTGAGCCCATCATCGTCAACTTGGCTTCGCAAGAGTATTTCAAATCGGTGGACCGCAAAGCCCTCAAAGCGCGCGTGATTGAGTGCGTGTTTGAAGACTACAAAGGCGGCAAATACAAAATCATCAGCTTCAACGCCAAGCGTGCGCGCGGATTGATGACGCGCTATGCCGTGACGCACCAAGTCAAAACACCCAAAGGCCTCGAAGGCTTCAACCTCGAAGGCTATGCGTTTGATGCCTCGGTCTCAGAGCCAGACCGCAAAGTGTTCCGCCGCAAATTAGAGGCTTGA
- a CDS encoding ATP-binding protein, translating to MLQRLNASQWQSIKPALLIGLALALLQIGSGVAAYYQSKSLLWEGKFQTSHNLTQGLVVAVADQMVLKDYASVESRILQTMSNAEVASVVLTDTTGKVLSALKREPGQEPRLVFEPNWIQAPATEQAFVQSRDDAFITTWTKVSLGSDLGWVRLQTYNELDSADLRSLRQQTLLLSALSVVSGIIILGVFLWRAYFTVVKRGHMFEVKLDEATKRLVQSEKLASLGELAAGVAHEINNPVGYVSSNLTTLQKYLAVYEKVLDAPEADSTEMAALKKKLNYAFIRDDLQNLVKETQEGVGRVKAIIQDLKDYARTNAATHYVASDIQVGLKSTLNIARNQLKNRADVRLELGNLPLVECAPSQIDQVFLNLIVNAAQAMPEGKMGLIDIRTHCDDTQVWVEVQDNGPGITPEILKKIFDPFFTTKDPGTGTGLGLSVSQNIIQQHGGTLTVDSTVGIGTTFKITLPIKRPAAQG from the coding sequence ATGCTGCAGCGCCTGAACGCCTCGCAATGGCAAAGCATCAAACCCGCCCTGTTGATTGGTTTGGCGTTGGCGTTGCTGCAAATTGGCTCAGGCGTGGCGGCGTATTACCAATCGAAAAGCTTGCTGTGGGAAGGTAAGTTTCAAACCTCACACAACCTCACGCAAGGCTTGGTCGTGGCGGTGGCTGACCAGATGGTGCTCAAAGACTACGCCTCGGTGGAGTCACGTATTTTGCAAACCATGTCCAACGCCGAGGTGGCCTCGGTCGTGTTGACCGACACCACAGGCAAGGTGCTGTCGGCCCTCAAGCGTGAACCGGGTCAAGAACCACGTTTGGTGTTTGAACCCAACTGGATTCAAGCCCCCGCCACTGAGCAAGCGTTTGTGCAATCCCGCGATGACGCCTTCATCACCACATGGACCAAAGTGAGCTTGGGCTCAGACCTCGGGTGGGTGCGTTTGCAAACCTACAACGAACTCGACAGCGCAGACTTGCGCAGCCTGCGCCAACAAACGTTGTTGCTGTCGGCGTTGTCGGTGGTGTCGGGCATCATCATCTTGGGTGTGTTTTTGTGGCGCGCGTATTTCACCGTGGTCAAACGCGGCCACATGTTTGAAGTCAAGCTCGACGAAGCCACCAAACGTTTGGTGCAATCCGAAAAACTCGCCTCGCTTGGCGAGCTGGCTGCAGGCGTGGCCCACGAAATCAACAACCCCGTGGGCTATGTGTCATCCAACCTCACCACCTTGCAAAAATATTTGGCCGTCTACGAAAAAGTGTTGGATGCGCCCGAGGCTGACAGCACTGAGATGGCGGCGCTTAAGAAAAAACTCAACTACGCCTTCATCCGTGACGACTTGCAAAACTTGGTGAAAGAAACCCAAGAAGGCGTGGGCCGTGTGAAGGCCATCATCCAAGACTTGAAAGACTACGCGCGCACCAATGCGGCCACGCACTATGTGGCGTCAGACATCCAAGTGGGGTTGAAGTCAACGCTCAACATCGCACGCAATCAACTCAAAAATCGTGCGGATGTGCGACTGGAACTGGGCAATTTGCCTTTGGTCGAATGTGCCCCTTCGCAAATTGACCAAGTGTTTTTGAACCTCATCGTCAACGCCGCCCAAGCCATGCCAGAGGGCAAGATGGGCTTGATTGACATCCGCACGCACTGCGATGACACACAGGTCTGGGTGGAGGTGCAAGACAACGGGCCTGGCATTACGCCTGAGATTTTGAAGAAAATCTTTGACCCGTTTTTCACCACCAAAGACCCAGGCACAGGCACGGGCTTGGGTCTATCTGTGTCGCAAAACATCATTCAACAGCACGGCGGCACGCTCACCGTAGACAGCACGGTAGGCATCGGCACCACCTTCAAAATAACCCTTCCCATCAAACGCCCTGCGGCCCAAGGATGA
- the dinB gene encoding DNA polymerase IV, with protein MDAFYASVELLRYPQLKGLPVVIGGGRRRIDDMLARLREAHPDYEWSEDKLHEIPLDFFPRIAGYTGRGVITTATYAARQFGVGSAMGVMKAAKLCPDAILLPVDFDQYRHYSQRFKSIITDIAPLMENRGVDEVYIDFTDVPGGQREGGRVLARLIQKAIFDDTGLTCSVGVAPNKLLAKMASEFNKPNGISIVEPDDLETMIWPLPCRKVNGIGPKAEAKLAQHDIHTIGDLAQHDRLWLMQHFGKSYGAWLHDAAHGKDDRPIETESEPVSISRETTFEQDLHAVRDREALSAIFTKLCEQVAADLQRKGYVGKTIGIKLRYDNFQSVTRDQTLDHHIHQATAIRQAAGQCLKRVDLTRRLRLFGVRVGSLMKLEDWQAQGLRKEETSNQPYTESLFGDDIAPK; from the coding sequence ATGGACGCGTTTTATGCGTCCGTAGAGCTGCTGCGCTACCCGCAACTCAAAGGCTTGCCTGTGGTGATTGGCGGTGGCCGCCGCCGTATTGACGACATGCTGGCCCGCTTGCGTGAGGCCCACCCCGACTACGAATGGTCGGAAGACAAGCTGCACGAAATTCCGCTCGACTTTTTTCCGCGCATCGCAGGCTACACAGGGCGCGGCGTCATCACCACCGCCACCTATGCAGCGCGGCAGTTTGGCGTGGGCTCAGCCATGGGGGTGATGAAGGCGGCCAAGCTGTGCCCCGACGCCATCTTGCTGCCGGTGGACTTTGACCAATACCGCCATTACTCGCAACGCTTCAAAAGCATCATCACCGACATCGCGCCGCTCATGGAAAACCGGGGCGTGGACGAGGTGTACATCGACTTCACAGACGTGCCCGGCGGCCAACGTGAAGGTGGGCGCGTGTTGGCGCGCCTGATTCAAAAAGCAATTTTTGACGACACAGGCCTCACTTGCTCAGTAGGCGTCGCACCCAACAAGCTACTGGCCAAAATGGCGAGTGAGTTCAATAAGCCCAACGGCATTTCCATCGTAGAGCCCGACGATTTGGAAACCATGATCTGGCCCCTGCCCTGTCGCAAGGTCAATGGCATTGGCCCCAAAGCAGAAGCCAAGCTGGCCCAGCACGACATTCACACCATTGGCGATTTGGCGCAGCACGACCGCCTGTGGCTGATGCAGCACTTTGGCAAAAGCTACGGCGCGTGGCTGCATGACGCCGCACACGGCAAAGACGACCGCCCCATTGAAACCGAAAGCGAGCCCGTGAGCATCAGCCGCGAAACCACGTTTGAGCAAGACCTGCATGCCGTGCGTGACCGCGAGGCGCTGAGCGCCATCTTCACCAAGCTCTGTGAGCAAGTCGCCGCCGACTTGCAACGCAAAGGCTATGTGGGCAAAACCATTGGCATCAAGCTGCGCTACGACAACTTTCAAAGCGTCACACGTGACCAAACGCTAGACCACCACATCCACCAAGCCACTGCGATTCGACAAGCGGCAGGCCAATGCCTGAAGCGTGTGGACCTCACGCGCCGATTGCGTTTGTTTGGCGTTCGTGTGGGTTCCTTGATGAAACTAGAAGACTGGCAAGCTCAAGGTCTGCGCAAAGAAGAAACATCGAACCAGCCCTATACCGAGTCCCTGTTTGGGGACGATATTGCTCCAAAGTGA